Proteins encoded by one window of Polaribacter haliotis:
- the rplM gene encoding 50S ribosomal protein L13 codes for MNTLSYKTVSANSATVNKEWVLVDADGQTLGRLSSKIAKLIRGKYKPNFTPHVDCGDNVVIINAEKIVLTGNKWRDKSYIRHTGYPGGQRSLTATEMFEKDPTRLIEKAVKGMLPKNTLGSALFRNLYVYAGTEHKHDGQKPKAINLNDLK; via the coding sequence ATGAACACATTAAGTTACAAAACAGTATCAGCAAACAGCGCTACCGTAAACAAGGAGTGGGTTTTAGTTGATGCGGACGGGCAAACGTTGGGTCGTCTATCTTCTAAAATAGCAAAGCTAATTAGAGGTAAATACAAACCAAATTTTACTCCTCACGTAGATTGTGGAGATAACGTGGTTATTATCAACGCAGAAAAAATTGTTTTAACTGGAAACAAATGGAGAGACAAATCTTACATTCGTCACACAGGATATCCAGGAGGACAAAGATCGTTAACTGCAACAGAAATGTTCGAGAAAGATCCTACAAGATTAATCGAGAAAGCAGTAAAAGGAATGTTACCTAAAAATACTTTAGGAAGTGCTTTATTTAGAAACTTGTATGTTTATGCAGGAACAGAGCACAAACATGATGGGCAAAAACCTAAAGCTATTAACCTTAACGATTTAAAATAA
- the rpsI gene encoding 30S ribosomal protein S9, with protein sequence MDTVHKIGRRKTAVARIYLSEGKGNITVNKKDYKDYFSTGTLQYKVQQPLMLTENLESYDIKVNVYGGGVTGQAEAIRLAITRALVSIDADHRAVLKPEGLLTRDPRMVERKKFGQKKARKKFQFSKR encoded by the coding sequence ATGGATACAGTTCACAAAATAGGTAGAAGAAAAACTGCTGTTGCTCGTATTTATCTTTCTGAAGGAAAAGGTAACATTACAGTTAACAAAAAAGACTATAAAGATTACTTTTCAACTGGAACTTTACAGTATAAAGTACAACAACCATTAATGTTAACAGAAAACTTAGAGTCTTACGACATAAAAGTAAATGTTTATGGTGGTGGTGTAACTGGACAAGCAGAAGCAATTCGTTTGGCAATTACAAGAGCTTTAGTTTCTATTGATGCAGATCATAGAGCTGTATTAAAACCAGAAGGTCTTTTAACACGTGATCCAAGAATGGTAGAACGTAAGAAATTCGGTCAGAAAAAAGCACGTAAAAAATTCCAATTCTCGAAACGTTAA
- the rpsB gene encoding 30S ribosomal protein S2, which translates to MANINIQELLDNGVHFGHLTRKWNPNMAPYIYTERNGVHIIDLYKTAAKIEETSEALNKIANSGRKILFVATKKQAKDIVAEKAKAVNMPYITERWPGGMLTNFVTIRKAVKKMAQIDRMKTDGSFDALSKREKLQINRQREKLEKNLGSISDMTRLPGALFIVDIKKEHIAVAEAQKLNIPIFAMVDTNSDPRQVDYVIPANDDASKSIDKVLSFVTDAIAEGLSERKADKADKEKAKEVKKEAKAEAPKKEEAKAEVAPEVTETPAEEKK; encoded by the coding sequence ATGGCAAACATAAATATTCAAGAATTATTAGACAATGGAGTACATTTTGGTCACTTAACAAGAAAGTGGAACCCAAACATGGCACCATATATTTATACAGAACGTAATGGTGTACACATCATCGATTTGTATAAAACTGCAGCTAAAATAGAAGAGACTTCAGAAGCTTTGAACAAAATCGCTAACTCTGGTCGTAAAATTTTATTCGTAGCTACAAAAAAGCAAGCAAAAGATATCGTTGCTGAAAAAGCAAAAGCAGTAAACATGCCTTACATCACAGAAAGATGGCCTGGGGGAATGTTAACAAACTTTGTTACTATTAGAAAAGCTGTTAAAAAAATGGCTCAAATCGATAGAATGAAAACTGACGGTTCTTTTGATGCATTGTCTAAAAGAGAGAAATTACAAATAAACAGACAGAGAGAAAAATTAGAAAAGAATTTAGGTTCTATATCTGATATGACTCGTTTACCTGGTGCTTTATTTATAGTAGACATCAAAAAAGAGCACATTGCTGTAGCAGAAGCTCAAAAATTAAACATTCCTATTTTTGCAATGGTAGATACGAACTCTGATCCAAGACAAGTAGACTACGTAATTCCAGCAAACGACGATGCTTCTAAGTCTATCGACAAAGTATTATCTTTTGTAACGGATGCAATTGCTGAAGGTTTATCTGAAAGAAAAGCAGACAAAGCTGATAAGGAAAAAGCAAAGGAAGTTAAAAAAGAAGCTAAAGCAGAAGCTCCTAAAAAGGAAGAAGCTAAAGCTGAGGTTGCTCCTGAAGTAACTGAAACTCCTGCTGAAGAAAAAAAATAA
- a CDS encoding DUF5916 domain-containing protein encodes MKLQYISLFISVFFALNFSAQEVKNTSLPKRIYTTKKLNAVPVIDGFINEEAWNAVEWSSDFTENNPDEGTPPTYQTKFKVMYDAKYLYIALRALDDNPELIQQRLTRRDGFAGDRINVIIDSYHDKRTAFVFTTTAAGVKGEEIVTQNGNNWDDSWNPIWYTNAKVDNKGWTAEMKIPFSQLRFGDDKEQIWGFNVNRTIFRLQERSLWQRIPNDQAGYISEAGELHGLVNLKSQKQLEIQPFTVLQYDNYPAEPGNPYRDGSDFKINGGLDAKIGITNDLTLDLTINPDFGQVEADPGAIALDGFQIFFKEQRPFFVENKNIFDFEFANGRDNLFYSRRIGRNPHRNANLKIGEFANVPQNSTILGAAKFSGKTKDGWFIGVLESVTANEYAEIKQTDGKTREEIVEPLTNYFVARAQKDFNERNSYLGGIFTATNRNLDGNFTELHKAAYTGGIDFRHTWRKRDFYLEGNAIMSHVTGSKEAIENTQLSIARLFQRPDATYVNLDPTRTSLTGTGGRIEAGKQGGGNWRYNGGFIWRSPELELNDVGFLRNTDEMIQFVEGKYLWQVPKGIYREMSLQVEQSSTYDFGGNLNRIRFELEGNINWKNNWFTEIGMGSSSQIHRNAFLRGGPRWRVADDKFIYAFVGTDRSRKFSATLGHVIVRSNEDVFSRNRYVFRMNYQPFDSFSMSLENEFEQTQDKSQYVTTRDFGNIKRYILGNIENDSWTTTLRLNYSLNPNFSVQFYGQPFISRGRYSDFNFVNNSVASSFSDRVNMFDENQISTDANNNFLIDENKDNVTDYSFGKPDFSFVQLQTNLVVRWEYIPGSELFFVWARGSSGSQDFEDSLSKSVRTQVFDVPANDTFLIKATYRFVR; translated from the coding sequence ATGAAATTACAATATATATCACTTTTTATAAGTGTTTTCTTTGCATTGAATTTCTCTGCGCAAGAGGTTAAAAATACATCGCTTCCGAAAAGAATTTACACTACTAAAAAATTGAATGCAGTTCCTGTAATTGATGGTTTTATAAATGAAGAAGCTTGGAATGCTGTAGAATGGTCCTCAGATTTTACAGAAAATAATCCAGATGAAGGAACACCACCAACATATCAAACTAAGTTTAAAGTAATGTACGATGCGAAATACTTGTATATCGCTTTAAGAGCTTTGGATGATAATCCAGAATTAATTCAACAAAGATTAACAAGAAGAGATGGTTTTGCTGGCGACAGAATAAATGTAATTATAGATAGTTATCACGATAAAAGAACGGCTTTTGTTTTTACAACAACTGCTGCTGGTGTTAAAGGAGAAGAAATTGTTACCCAAAATGGAAATAATTGGGACGATAGTTGGAACCCTATTTGGTACACAAACGCAAAAGTAGATAATAAAGGATGGACTGCAGAAATGAAAATTCCATTTAGTCAATTACGTTTTGGAGACGATAAAGAGCAAATTTGGGGTTTTAATGTAAACAGAACTATTTTTAGATTGCAAGAGCGTTCTCTTTGGCAACGAATTCCAAACGACCAAGCAGGTTATATAAGTGAAGCAGGAGAATTACATGGATTGGTGAATTTAAAATCTCAAAAACAATTAGAAATTCAACCTTTTACGGTTTTACAATACGATAATTATCCTGCAGAACCAGGAAACCCATATAGGGATGGAAGCGATTTTAAAATCAATGGTGGTTTAGATGCAAAAATTGGAATTACGAACGATTTGACTCTAGATTTAACCATAAATCCAGATTTTGGTCAAGTAGAAGCAGATCCTGGAGCGATTGCTTTGGATGGGTTTCAGATTTTCTTTAAGGAACAAAGACCGTTTTTTGTAGAAAATAAAAATATTTTCGATTTTGAATTTGCAAATGGAAGAGACAATCTTTTTTATAGTAGAAGAATTGGTAGGAATCCACATAGAAATGCAAATTTAAAAATTGGAGAATTTGCAAATGTTCCACAAAATTCAACAATTTTAGGAGCTGCAAAATTTTCTGGAAAAACCAAAGATGGTTGGTTTATTGGTGTTTTAGAAAGTGTTACTGCAAACGAATATGCAGAAATAAAACAAACAGATGGTAAAACAAGAGAAGAAATTGTAGAGCCGTTAACTAATTATTTTGTTGCAAGAGCCCAAAAAGATTTTAATGAAAGAAATTCTTATTTAGGAGGAATCTTTACAGCTACAAACAGAAATTTAGACGGTAATTTTACTGAATTACACAAAGCTGCTTATACAGGTGGAATTGATTTTAGGCATACTTGGCGAAAAAGAGACTTTTATTTGGAAGGAAATGCAATAATGAGTCATGTTACAGGAAGTAAGGAAGCTATTGAAAACACACAACTTTCTATTGCAAGATTATTCCAAAGACCAGATGCAACTTATGTGAATTTAGACCCAACAAGAACTTCGTTAACAGGAACTGGAGGAAGAATTGAAGCAGGAAAACAAGGTGGAGGAAATTGGAGATACAATGGAGGTTTTATTTGGCGTTCGCCAGAATTAGAATTAAATGATGTTGGTTTTTTAAGAAATACAGATGAAATGATTCAGTTTGTTGAAGGAAAATATTTGTGGCAAGTTCCAAAAGGAATCTATAGAGAAATGAGTCTGCAAGTAGAGCAATCATCAACTTACGATTTTGGTGGGAATTTAAACAGAATAAGATTCGAGTTAGAAGGAAACATAAATTGGAAAAACAATTGGTTTACAGAAATAGGAATGGGTTCTAGCAGCCAAATTCATAGAAATGCTTTTTTAAGAGGTGGCCCACGTTGGCGAGTTGCAGATGATAAATTTATTTACGCGTTTGTTGGTACAGATAGGAGTAGAAAGTTTAGTGCTACTTTAGGGCATGTTATTGTTAGAAGTAACGAAGATGTGTTTAGTAGAAATAGATATGTTTTTCGGATGAATTACCAGCCTTTCGATTCTTTTAGCATGTCTTTAGAAAATGAGTTTGAACAAACCCAAGACAAATCGCAATATGTAACCACCAGAGATTTTGGAAATATAAAAAGATACATTTTAGGAAACATAGAAAACGATTCTTGGACAACCACCTTAAGATTGAATTACAGTTTAAATCCTAATTTTTCGGTTCAGTTTTATGGACAACCATTTATTTCTAGAGGAAGATATTCCGATTTTAATTTTGTAAATAATTCAGTTGCGAGTTCATTTAGCGATCGAGTAAATATGTTTGATGAAAATCAAATTTCTACAGATGCGAATAATAATTTTTTAATTGATGAAAATAAAGATAATGTAACAGATTATTCTTTCGGAAAACCAGATTTCTCTTTTGTGCAATTGCAAACAAATTTAGTAGTAAGATGGGAATATATTCCAGGGTCCGAACTCTTTTTTGTTTGGGCAAGAGGTTCTTCTGGAAGTCAAGATTTCGAAGATTCTTTAAGCAAGAGTGTAAGAACACAAGTTTTTGATGTTCCTGCCAATGATACTTTTCTAATTAAAGCGACTTATAGATTTGTAAGATAA